The following nucleotide sequence is from uncultured Erythrobacter sp..
GCAGGCGGTCGAGGCCGATTTTCGGTTTGCCCAATATGCGCTCGCTCAGGGAGTAGCATCGGCCTATTTTGCTAGCATTGAGGCGCAAGAGCAGGTTGGCGTCGCAACACGCACGGTCGAGGCACTGGCGGAGATCGATAGGATAGTCCGGGTTCGTTACCGCGAAGGTTTCGCGTCGCGTCAGGACACCGCGACCGCGGGCTCCGATCTGGAAACTGCCCGCGATAGCTTGGCGCAAGCGTTAGGTGGTGCGCGTTCAGCGCGGCGAGCCCTCGAAGTGTTGCTAGGGCGCTATCCGGCAGACCGAATTGCGTTGGTCGAAGAGCTGCCTGAGACGCCGCCTCCGCCCCCGGCTGGTCTGCCCTCAGAAATGCTGGAGCGACGTCCCGATGTGATCGCGGCAGAGCGTAGAGTGGCGGCGGCGTTTGCCAGTCTTGATCAAGCGAAGGCCGCCCAGCTGCCAACAGTTTCGCTGACCGCAAGCGGCGGCGGCACTTCGACCGATTTGTTCGACATTCTCAACGGCCCGAACCTGCTCTGGTCGATTGTTGGGAATGTCCTCCAACCGATCTTCGATGGCGGATTGCGCGGCGCGCAGGAAGATGAAGCCGATGCCAATCGCCGTGCTGCCATCGCTCTGTATGCAAGCACCGCGCTGGGAGCTTTGCGCGACGTCGAGGACAATCTCGATCAAGTGCAGGTTCTCGCCCAGCGCGAGGTCATTCTTGAAAATGCTGCCGAGGAATCGGGCACTGCCTATGCGCTGGCGCAGCTGCAATATGCCGAAGGCGAGATCGCCCTGATCGATGTGTTGAATATTCAGCAGCGCTTGTTTGGCGCCGAGCGCAGCCTTGTCGCCGTGCGCCGTGCGCGGATCGAGCAATGGGTCACACTCAATCTGGCGCTGGGAGGCTCATGGGATTCTGGCCTTCCTTCTGAAACGCCGCCCGTTTTGCAGCCCTGAGGCCGAACGCATAGAAAAAGCCCGTCGGTGAGGAGGATCACCGACGGGCTTCTCTTGGCCTAGGCAGCCCAAGCCAATTTAGTCAGTTCAGAAAGCGAAGCGGATCCGCACACCTCCTGAATGCGATTGGTAGTCCGATGCGAAGCGGCCGCGATATTCCGCACCGATCGACAACCCGCCTTCGTTCACGAAGTCGACGCCAGCGGCGATGTCGAAGCGCGAGTCACCCGCTTCGTCGGCAATCACGGTGAAGGTGTCTGCGCCGCCGTTGAACGAGCCATTCACCGCCAGCGGATCGCTGCTCAGGTCATAGGCGTAGTCGACGCTTGCGAACGGGATCACACCGGTTTCCGCTTTGCCGGCCACTTTCAGGCCGAGCCGAGCTTCGAGGAAATCGGCGCTGTCGCTGTCGAGCGTCAGACCCAGACCGCCATTCTCGGTGAAGGTGTCACGCGAGAGTTCAGCGTAGCGCAGTCCGCCATTTGGAGTGATGACAACGCCGCCGGTCTCAATGTTGTAACCGACATTCAGGCTGCCATAGACACCATCGACATCGCTCTCACCAGTAATCGGCGAACCAAGCGCGGTCCGGCTGTTGTCGACGGAGCTTGTCGAATAGCCAAGCTCTGCGTTGACATAGGCCTGTCCCAGATCGAACCCGGCATAGGCACCAATCTGGATCGCGTCGATTTCGCTCTCCGCACCGGCCAGACCTCCAGCTTCGACTTCGATGTCGGAGTAGTTGAAGAGCACACCAACAGTGGTGTTTTCGCCAACTTTCCCGTCGAGGCCGAGGGTGAAGCCCAGCGTGTCGGCGTCATATCCGAGTGAGCTGAGGCTGGTTGGATCGGCATCGGCGGTGCGGTAGAACGCTTCGCCCCACAGACCCACTCCGTTACCGCTTAGACGGTCCTGCACTTGCGCGCTGGCGAGACGCTGAGCCTCGAAAATCTCGCGAGTGACACCGTCATTGATAGCAGGGAGCAAGGTAAGCGCCGCTGCTTCGAAATCAGTGGCCGAAGTCACGCCGTTCAATGCTGCGAAGACCGGAGCTGAGAGACGATTGTTCGCCGCAGCCGAAGTGATTGCACCGCCGAAGCTGTTGACGTTGGCATCTCCCGACACACCGGCAAGGTTTGCTGCGGCTGCGGTGATCGAGATCGATCCCAGATTGACCGTGTAGTCGATCAGGAAGTCGTCTTCGATCACGTTCACAGCCGTACCGTTATTGGTGAAAGTGCCGGTTTCGGTCAGAACGTCGATGGTCGAGCCAATATCAGCCTGACCGATCTGCGCCGTCGCAACATTCACGGCGCTGCCTGCGCCGAGCACCGTATCACCATCGACAGCCAGCGAGTCGACACCAAGGTCGAAGCCGAGCGTGCCGCCGACTGTCAGGTTGCCTTCGATAGAGCGAGCGCCGCTTACCGTGATCGAGCTTGCAGCATCGGTCGTCACATCAACTCCGCCCAGGATATCACCCGACAGCGTTGCTGTGCCTTCTCCGAATGCCAACGTGTCCGCGAATGCCGAACCGATGAAGTTGCCTTCCAACGAACCGCCATTCTGCACGAAGTTCAGAGCAGCGAGAGCTGTCGACGCGTCCACCGCAACCGGGCCGGTAATGGTTCCGCTGTTGGTAAAGGTGCCGGTGAAGGCTACGTTTTCAATCGACACAGCAGCGCCGGTCTCGGCAGAGATAGTGCCAGTGTTGACGATGTCCTGATCAGCCGTGACCGTAGTTCCTGCACCAGCGCCGTTGAACAGACGCAAGCCTGCCGAGGCACCCGAAGCCTGCGCTTCGCCGCGACCTGCGAGCG
It contains:
- a CDS encoding efflux transporter outer membrane subunit → MMRRALLPLTLLAPLLAGCATLSTDEDVAEATAASLPTLPDQWAVDGAIPGEVRIGWIEAIGDPVLSQLVLEAQANNPDIRAAAASLDSALALVRQARAPLYPQINGVLNVDQTDSPQPFQPNDPVYTGTVQAQWEADLWGRVRSGRNVAYASAQAVEADFRFAQYALAQGVASAYFASIEAQEQVGVATRTVEALAEIDRIVRVRYREGFASRQDTATAGSDLETARDSLAQALGGARSARRALEVLLGRYPADRIALVEELPETPPPPPAGLPSEMLERRPDVIAAERRVAAAFASLDQAKAAQLPTVSLTASGGGTSTDLFDILNGPNLLWSIVGNVLQPIFDGGLRGAQEDEADANRRAAIALYASTALGALRDVEDNLDQVQVLAQREVILENAAEESGTAYALAQLQYAEGEIALIDVLNIQQRLFGAERSLVAVRRARIEQWVTLNLALGGSWDSGLPSETPPVLQP